In Palaemon carinicauda isolate YSFRI2023 chromosome 1, ASM3689809v2, whole genome shotgun sequence, the genomic stretch TCCTGCTGAAACAACAACAATTCCCGTTGTAAACACAACTACAACTGAAACAACAACTCCACTTGCAACCACAATTCTTGCTGAAACAACAACAACTCCTGCTGAAACATCAACAACTCCTGCTGAAACAACAAAAACACCCATTGCAACCACAACAACTCAACCTGAAACAACAGCAACTCCTGCTGCAACAACAACTCCAGTTGCAACCACAACAACTCCAGCTGAAACAACAACTCCAgttgtaacaacaacaactacagctgAAACCACAACTCCTCCAGCCGAAACCACAACAACTCCAGCTGCAACCACAACTCCCCCTGAAACAACAACTCCAGCTTCAACCACAACTCCAGTTGCAACCACAACTCCGGTTGCAACCACAACTCCGGTTGAAACCACAACAACTACAACTGAAACAACTCCTCCAGCTACAACCACAACTCCAGTTGAAACCATAACTCCAATTGcagccacaactccagctgaaacaaCAACTCCAGCTGCAACCACAACTCCTGctgaaacaacaacaaccactCCAGTTGAAACCACAACAACTACAGTtgaaacaacaacaactgcaaccaCAACTACAGctgaaacaacaacaactccaATTGCAACCACAACTccagatgaaacaacaacaactcCGGTTTCAACCACAACTCCAGCTGATACAACAACAACTCCAGCTgcaaccacaactccagctgaaacaaTATCAACTCCGGCTGcatccacaactccagctgaaacaGCAACTCCAGCTGCAACCACAACTCCAACTGAAACAACAACTCCAGCTGAAACAACAAATCTAGTAAAAAAACAACAACTCCAGTTGCAAACACAACTCCAGCTGAAATAACAACAACTCCAGTGTCAACCACGACTGAAACAACAACTGTTGAAACAACAACTCAAGCTGCAACAACAACTCCAGATGCAACGACAACCCCTGCAGAAACAGCAACTCCAGTTGCAGCCACAACTACATCTGAAACAACAATAACTgcaaccacaactccagctgaaacaaCAACTCCAGATGCAACGACAACCCCTGCAGAAACAGCAACTCCAGTTGCAGCCACAACTACATctgaaacaacaacaactgcagctgcaaccacaactccagctgaaacaaCAACTCCAGTTGCAACCATAACTACTGTACAGctgaaacaacaacaactccaGTTGCAACCACAACTacagatgaaacaacaacaactcCAGTTGCAACCACAACTCCTGCTGAAACAACAACTCCTGTTGCAACCACAACAACTACAGCTGATACAACAATAACTGCAGCTGCAACCAAAACTCCAGCTGAGACAACAAAAACAACTCCGGTTCCAACCACAACTCATGctgaaacaacaacaactccaGCTGCAACCACAACAAATCCAGCCGAAACAACAACTCCTGTTgcaaccacaactccagctgaGACAACTCCAGTTGCAACCACAACAACTACAgctgaaacaacaacaactacatttGAATCAACAACAACTTCAGCTACAACAACAACTCCAGCTGCAACTACAACTCCATCTAAAACAACAATAACTCCAGTTGCAACCGCAACAACTACAGCTGAAACAACAACTCCAGTTGCAACCACAACAACTACACCTGAAACAACAATTACAGCTGCAACCACAACTCcactgaaacaacaacaataactccgGTTCCAATCATAACTCCAGCTGAAACAACAACTCCGGTTGCAACCACAACAACTGCAGTTGAAACAACAACAACTCCAGCTGCAACCACAACTCGAGCTGAAACGTCAACAACTCCAGCTGtaaccacaactccagctgaaacaaCAACTCCAGCAGCAACCACAACTCCAACTGAAACAACAAAAACTCCAGCTGAAACAACAAATCCAGCTAAAACAACAAAAACTCCAGCTCCACCCACAACAACTccagctccaaccacaacaactctatATCCAACTACAACAACTCTATATCCAACTACAACTCCAGCTTCAACCACAACTCCATCGGAAACAACTCCAGCTAAAACAACAAAAATGCCATATCAAACCACAACAGCTGCAGCTCCTACCACAACAACTCCTGCTCCAACCGCAACTCCAACTCGAATCACAACTACTCCAGCTCCAGGCACAACAACTCCAGCTCCAACCACAACCCAGCTGAAACAACAACAGCTCCTGCTCCAACCACAAATCTAGCTCCAACCACAACTCTAGCAACAACTATAACTACTCCAGCTCCAACTTCAACTACAACTCCAGCTGCAACTACAACTCCAGCTCCAACCACAATAAAAACTACTgcaactacaactccagctgaaacaacaacaactccatctccAACAACTATTCCAGGTAAAACAACAACtccatctccaaccacaacaactccatATTACACCACAACAACCCCAGCTCCTACCACAAAAACTCTAGCTCTAACCACAACAACTCCAGCTCTAACCACAACTCCATCGgaaacaacaacaaatccagctgAAACAACAACTCCAGCTGAAACAACAACTCCACCAGAAACAACAACTCCACCAGAAACAACAACTCCACCTGAAACAACTCCTTATCACACCACAACAACTCCAGTTCCTACCACATCATCTCCATCTCcaaccacaactccagctgaaaccACAACTATTCCAGCTCTAACCACAACCCCATCGGAAACAACAACTCCAGCTGAAATAATCACTCCATATCACACCACAACAACTCCATCTCCAACCACAACATCTCCATCTCAAACCACAACATCTCCATCTCCAACCACAACATCTCCATCTCcaaccacaactccagctgaaaccACAACTATTCCAGCTCTAACCACAACTATTCCAGCTCTAACCACAACTCCAGTAGAAACAACATCAACTCCAGCTGCAACCACAACAACTCCAGCTGCAACCACAACAACTCAAGcagaaacaacaacaacttcagctccagctacaactccagctgaaacaaCAACTCCACCTgcaaccacaactccagctgaattAGCAACAACTtcagctccaaccacaacaacttcaACTTCAACTTTAACAACTTCAGCTTCAACTACAACAACTCCAGCTGCAAGCACAACACCTCTAGCTGCAACCACAATGCCATCGGCAACCAAAACTCCAGATGCAATCAAAACTCCCGTTCATACAACTccagctccaaccacaacaactccagctccaaccacaacaactccagctccaaccacaacaactccagTTCCAACTATAAAAACTCCAGCTCCAACTATAACAACTCCAACCACAACTATAACAACTCCAACCACAACTATAACAACTCCAACCACAACTATAACAACTCCAACCACAACTCCAGGTAAAACAACAACTCCAGTTCCAACTATGACAACTCCAGTTCCAACTATAACAACTACAGCTCCAACTTTAACAACTCCAGCTGCAACCAGAACTGCTGAAACAACAACTTCAGCTCCAATTACAACAACTCAagctccaacaacaacaactctaaaTCAAACCACAACAACTCCAGCTCCAACCGTAACTTCAGAAGCAACCACAACACCAGCTGAAGCAACAACAACTACAGCTCCCACCACAACAGCTGCAGCTCCAACTATAACAACTCCAGCTCTAGCCGCAACTACTCCAGCTCCTAACACAACTCCAGAAATTTTCTTGAAGAATGTCCCTTTTTTTGGAGTTCGAATCTAAgagccggggtcagaaaaaaggtctaaaatttgacggtgtcagacgCTATGTTAGACTGCAGcacagagtcgttttatgggtatatatgtggtcatcgcattttatccctctacgactaaaattatagaagatataagagattttcttgaaaaatatccctatttttggggtccgaatctagtaagggctggggtcagaaaaaaggtctaaaatttgacggtgtcagattttatgTTAGAATGCAGCatagtcattttatgggtatatctgtggtcatcgcattttttcgctctccgactaaaattatagaagatatatgagattttcttgaaatatGTCCCtaattttggggtccgaatctagtaagggctaaAGTTTAAAATTtgacagtgtcagattttgtgttagactgcagcataagagtcgttttatgggtatatatgtggttatcgcattttttcgctctccgactaaaattatagaagatatatgagattttcttgaaaaatatccCTATTTTTGGGGTCGGAATCTAGTAAGGGCCTAGGTCAGAAAAAAGGTCTAAAATtagacggtgtcagattttgtgttagactgcagcatagagtcgttttatgggtatatatgtagtcATTGCATTTTTTCGCTCTTTGGCTAAAATtaaagaagatatatgagattttcttgaaaaatgtccatatttttggggtccgaatcgagttagGGCCGAGGTCAGAAAAAAGGTCtaaaatttgacggtgtcagattttgtgttagaatgcagcatagagtcgttttaagggtatatatgtggtcatcgtattttttcgctctccgactaaaattatagatgatatatgagattttcttgaaaaatttccatatttttagaGTCCGGATCTAGTAAGGGCTAAAGTTtaaaatttgacggtgtcagattttgagttagactgcagcatagagtcgttttatgggtatatatgtggtcatcgcattttttcgctctacgactaaaattatagaagatatatgagattttcttgaaaaatatccctatctttggggtccgaatctagtaagggccggggtgaataaaaaggtataaaatttgacggtgtcagattttgtgttagactgcagcatagagtcgttttatgggtatatatgtggtcattgcattttttcgctctccgactaaaattatagaagatatatgaggtttttgttgaaaaatttccctatttttggggtctgaaccCAGTAAGGggcggggtcagaaaaaaggtctgaaatttgacggtgtcagattttgtgttagactgcagcatagagtcgttttatgtgtatacatgtggtcatcgcattttcttggtctccgactaaaattatagaagatatatcagATTTTCTTGAGAAAtgcccctatttttggggtccgaatctagtaagggccagggtcagaaaaaaaggtctaaaatttgacggtgtcagattttgtgttaatgcagcatagagttgttttatgggtatatatgtggtcatcgcattatttcactctccgactaaaattatagaagatgtatgagattttcttgaaaaatgtccctatttttggggtctgaatttagtaagggccagggtcagaaaaaaggtctaaaatttgacggtgtcagattttatgTTAGACTGCAGCAGTCAGAGTGCTAATAAAAAAATGTGACACTTTAAGATATTAATAAATTATAGATTCCTGTACAGTTCCAGCCATAACAGACCTTTTGAAATCTTATATACAATAGAATAATTCTACCATTCTTAGCTGCATTAGCTACATGAGAATCAATCATTCCACGTGACATTAAAATCGTTAACGGATTATTTAGGAagcttagcgtgtaataataataataataataataataataataataataataataataataataataatatttcattacatgaacaaaatttaaacttttttccagttcaaaggtttaaaggccgcttgtgAATGGCTGCAGGGCAAAGTGTGGACGTTTGAACTGGCATCAGGGGGAAGTGTGGAGGGTTGAAATGGCAGCAGAGGGAAGTGTAGAGGGTTGAAATGGCAGCAGAGGGAAGTGTGGATGGGTGAACTGGAAACAAGGGGAAGTGTGGATGGGTGAACTGGAAACAAGGGGAAGTGTGGATGGTTGAACGGGCAACAGAGGGAAGTGTGGATGGTTGAACTGGCAACAGGAGGAAGTGTGGATGGTTGAAATGGCCGCAGAGGGAAGTGAGGATAGTTGAACTGGCAACAGGGGGAAGTGTGGATGGTTGAACTGGCAACAAGGGAAAGTGTGGATGATTGAACTGGCAACAGGGGGAAGAGTGGATGGTTGAACTGGCAACAGGGGGAAGAGTGGATGGTTGAACTGGCAACAGGGGGAAGAGTGGATGGTTGAACTGGCAACAGGGGGAAGAGTGGATGGTTGAACTGGCAACAGGAGGAAGTGTGGATGATTGAAATGGCAACAGGGGGAAGTGTAGATGGTTGAACTGGCAACAGGGGGAAGTGTGAATGGTTGAACTGGCAACAGGAGGAAGCGTGGATGGTTGAAATGGTAGCAGAGGGAAGTTTGGATGGTTGTACTGGCAACAAGGGGAAGTGTGGATGGTTGAACTGGCAACAGGGGGAAGTGTGGATGGTTGAACTGGCAACAGGGGGAAGTGTGGATGGTTGAACTGGCAACAAGGGGAAGTGTGGATGGTTGAACTGGCAACAAGGGGAAGTGTGGATGGTTAAACTTGCAACAGGGGAAGTGTGGATG encodes the following:
- the LOC137639997 gene encoding salivary glue protein Sgs-3-like, producing the protein MIELSAGHLSGMLEGTGGLKKNKNKKKNKKKMKKNKEEATTTPASTTPFPTTTSTLDEKTTTPVETTTPAETTTPPETTTTPAAKTTTPAETTTTTTATTTTTTATTTTALATTTPAKTTTPVATTTPAETTTIPVVNTTTTETTTPLATTILAETTTTPAETSTTPAETTKTPIATTTTQPETTATPAATTTPVATTTTPAETTTPVVTTTTTAETTTPPAETTTTPAATTTPPETTTPASTTTPVATTTPVATTTPVETTTTTTETTPPATTTTPVETITPIAATTPAETTTPAATTTPAETTTTTPVETTTTTVETTTTATTTTAETTTTPIATTTPDETTTTPVSTTTPADTTTTPAATTTPAETISTPAASTTPAETATPAATTTPTETTTPAETTNLVKKQQLQLQTQLQLK
- the LOC137640006 gene encoding mucin-2-like, which encodes MLKQQQLQLQPQQIQPKQQLLLQPQLQLRQLQLQPQQLQLKQQQLHLNQQQLQLQQQLQLCNHNSTETTTITPVPIITPAETTTPVATTTTAVETTTTPAATTTRAETSTTPAVTTTPAETTTPAATTTPTETTKTPAETTNPAKTTKTPAPPTTTPAPTTTTLYPTTTTLYPTTTPASTTTPSETTPAKTTKMPYQTTTAAAPTTTTPAPTATPTRITTTPAPAETTTAPAPTTNLAPTTTLATTITTPAPTSTTTPAATTTPAPTTIKTTATTTPAETTTTPSPTTIPGKTTTPSPTTTTPYYTTTTPAPTTKTLALTTTTPALTTTPSETTTNPAETTTPAETTTPPETTTPPETTTPPETTPYHTTTTPVPTTSSPSPTTTPAETTTIPALTTTPSETTTPAEIITPYHTTTTPSPTTTSPSQTTTSPSPTTTTTTPAPTTTTPAPTTTTPVPTIKTPAPTITTPTTTITTPTTTITTPTTTITTPTTTPGKTTTPVPTMTTPVPTITTTAPTLTTPAATRTAETTTSAPITTTQAPTTTTLNQTTTTPAPTVTSEATTTPAEATTTTAPTTTAAAPTITTPALAATTPAPNTTPEIFLKNVPFFGVRI